The following is a genomic window from Pseudomonadota bacterium.
AACGCCTGCAGCAGCGTTACTTCCAGGTCGTGCGGGGCCCCGAGAACCTGCATCCGGAGTGGCGCGCTCAAGTTTGAGCCGGTCAGGCGCCGGCTGGGTCTTCGGCGGCTCCCACGGCAGCCGGATGATGCAGCATCCTGTGGCACCTGGGGCACTCCTCGACGGTTTCGGCCTTTTGCGCCCGGATGATGAGCTGGGGCGGCAACGCGGTATGGCATCCCGCGCAACTGCCTCCCTTGATGCTAGCCACGGCTACGCCCCCTCGGTGGCGCCGCACCAGCTCGTAGCGCCGCAGCACCGCGGCCTCCACACGGGCAGCAACCTCCTCACGGCCGGAAACCGCCTCATCGCGGCGCTCGGTGAGCTCTGCGGTGCGGCGTCCGGCGCCCGCGTCCTCGTCGGCAAAGTAGTCCTCGAGCTCCTGAAACTCCCGCTCGTGCCCGCCGAGAGACCGACGAACGCGTTCCATGGCCTCCCCGAGCCGCTGCCGCTCCTCCTCGCGCTCGCGTAGCGATCGGCGGAGTTGCTCGAGCTCGCGCTCGACTGCATCCGCCTCGCGCAACGTGCGGGCCTTGGCCGCTTTGGCCTTCGAGCGGCCGAGAGAGTCGTTCTTCTCCTGGATCTGTTCTTCCTGGACCTTGAACAAACGCTCGGCCTCGGCCAACTGATCGCGCTCCGCCTCCAGAAGGCCCCGCAGCCGCGCGACGTTGCTTCGTAGCTCGTCCATGCGAGCGGGGATCTCCTT
Proteins encoded in this region:
- a CDS encoding C4-type zinc ribbon domain-containing protein, with product MDVREQLAALAKLAEIDACVRDIESELKEIPARMDELRSNVARLRGLLEAERDQLAEAERLFKVQEEQIQEKNDSLGRSKAKAAKARTLREADAVERELEQLRRSLREREEERQRLGEAMERVRRSLGGHEREFQELEDYFADEDAGAGRRTAELTERRDEAVSGREEVAARVEAAVLRRYELVRRHRGGVAVASIKGGSCAGCHTALPPQLIIRAQKAETVEECPRCHRMLHHPAAVGAAEDPAGA